The Haloferax sp. Atlit-12N region TGGCGTTCGTCGCGGCCGTCCCCTACGCCAAGCCCCTGCACATGCTCACCTCCTTCGCCAACATCGTCACCGCCGACGAGAAGGCGGGCACGCGCCTGCCGAAAGTGCCCGCGGACACGCCGCCGGACGAAATCGGCTACGTCTCCGAGGACGACTTCTCGTGGAAGGCGATGCTCGACATGGACGCCTGCACGAAGTGCGGCCGCTGTACCGACGCCTGCCCGGCGAAGGCCTCCGGCCGCAACCTCGACCCGCGGGACGTGATTCTCGACCTGAAGACCTACCGCGAGTCGGTCGACGCCGGCGGCGACTCCATCGACATCGTCGCGGACGGCGGCACCTCCGTCGTCGACGCCGAGTCGATGGAATCCTGCATGGCCTGCATGGCCTGCATGGACGCCTGTCCGGTCGATATCGAGCACCTGACGCACTTCACCGAGATGAACCGCCGGCTCACCGAGACGGGCCAACAGCAAGAGCCAGTACAGGAGGCGATGATGAACATCTTCCAGAACGGCAACGCCTTCGGCGACCCACAGCGCAAGCGGCCCGACTGGACCGACGACCTCGACTTCGAGGTGCCCGACGCCCGCGACGAATCGGTCGAGTTCCTCTGGTACGTCGGCGACTACCCCTCCTACGACGAGCGCAACCGCGCCGTCGCCCGCTCGATGGCTCGCATCTTCGAGGCGGCGGGCGTCTCCTACGGCATCCTCTACGAGGACGAACAGCACGACGGCAACGACGTGCGCCGCGTCGGCGAGGAGGGTCTCTACGAGATGCTCGTCGAGGACAACGTCGCCGCCATGGCCGACTGCGAGTTCGACAAAATCGTCTGTACCGACCCGCACTCGTACAACACGTTCAAAAACGAGTACCCGGAGATGGACGACTCGTTCGACTACCCGGTGTACCACTACACCCAACTGGTCGAACGCCTCGTCGGCGACGACCGCCTCGGTCTCGCGGGGGACGAACTCGCCGCCCAGACGGTGACGTACCACGACCCGTGTCACCTCGGACGCTACAACGGCGAGTACGAAGCGCCCCGCGAGGTCATCCGCGCGACCGGCGTCGAACTCGCCGAGATGCCGCGCAACCGCGACCAGTCGTTCTGTTGCGGCGGCGGCGGCGGCGGCCTCTGGATGGACCACGAAGAAGAGTCGAAGCCGTCCGAAGAGCGCCTGCGCGAGGCGCTCGACGACACGACCGGCGGCGTCGAGCGGTTCGTCGTCGCCTGCCCGATGTGCGCGACGATGTACGAAGACGGCCGCAAGACCGGTGACTACGAGGAAGATATCGACATCGTGGACATCTCCGAACTCGTCGTGGAGGCGCTCGACGCGAAGGCCGCCGCGACGACCGAGACGGGGACGGACACGACGCCCGCATCGGCCGACTGAGTCGGCGGCGCGGCTGTGCTATTTTCGTCTCTTCTCTCCGATTCTATTCGAAGTCCAAGCGGTCGATGGACTCGCGGATGACGCCCGCCGACTCCCGGAGCGCCGCCGTCTCGGTCTCAGAGAGGTCGAACTCGTGGACGTCGCGGACGCCGCCTTGGTTGACGGTACACGGGAGGCTCATGTAGACGTCGTCGACGCCGTGTTCGCCCGAGACGAGCGTCGAGACGGTGAGGATGGAGTTGTCGCCGCCGAGGATGCGCTCGGTGGTCGCGGCCACGGAGCGCGCGACGCCGTAGTTCGTCCGCTCCTTGCGCTCGATGATTTCGTAGGCCGCCTCGCGGACCCCCTCTTCGACACGGGCTTTGAGCGCGTCGATGTCGTCGACGCCGTGGCTGGTGGCGTACGACTCGAACGGGATGCCGCCGAGGTTCGCCGAACTCCAGACGAGGACCTCGCTGTCGCCGTGCTCGCCGACGACGTAGGCGTGGACGTTCGCCGGGTCGAGGTCGAACTCGCGGCTGAGCGAGTGGCGGAACCGCGACGTGTCGAGGACGGTGCCGGAGCCGATGACGCGCTCGGCCGGCAGGTCCGACACCTTCCACGTGACGTACGACAGCACGTCGACGGGGTTGGTGACGATGAGCATCACGGCGTCGTCGTTCAGCCCCTCGGTAATCTGCGGAATCATGTCGGCGAAGATGTCGGCGTTCCGCTCCATCAGGTCGAGACGCGTCTCGTCGGGCTTCTGGCTGGCTCCGGCGGTGACGATGACCACATCGGCGTCCCAGCAGTCCTCGTAGTCGCCCGTCCGGACGCGGACCGGCGACGTGAAGTACGAGCCGTGGTTGAGGTCCATCGCCTCGCCCTCGACGCGCTCCTCGTCGATATCGACGAGGACGATTTCGCCGACGAGACTGCTCTCCATCAGCGCGAACGCCGTGCTCGACCCGACTGCGCCTGCACCCCCGACGATTGCGACCGTACCCTTGCCGCGTTCAGTGCTCATACCGGGCGTTCGGCCGAGCGGTTGATAAAAACAAAGCTCCGTTTCGGAGAACTGGGAGTACTACTTTTGTAACAGATTATAATTTGTTAGATACGGGTCGATGATGACACATTTTTCGAAAAATAGTGAATACGGAGATCGGTCGAACCCGCGTGCGGTGGCTCGTCGGTCGGCGGCTGGTGAGCCTATTCGCGGTCGTACTCTTTCTTGAAGCCGCGGAACTCGGTCCGGTGGGCCTCCTCGTCGGCGAGGATGGTCACGGCGAGGTCCTCGGTGACGGGGTCGTTGGCCTCCTCCGCGGCGTCGATGAGCGCGCGGTAGGTCTCGATGGCGTCCTCCTCGGCCGTGAGGACGCCGTTGATGACCGCGAGCACGTCCGTGCTGTCCTCCGGGGGCTGGAGGTCGTGCTGGCGCGCCTCGAAGGACGCCGAACCCGGCGGCTTCTCGTCGAGTTGCTTCAGCCGGTTGCCCAACTGTTCAGCGTGGGTGAGTTCCTCCTGAATGTCGGTCTGGAGGGACTCCTTTATTTCCTCCGCCCGGACGCCGTCGAGGACGATGGAGTTGGTCATGTAGTTCATCACGGTCTCGATCTCGTCCTGATAGGCGCGCTTCAACAGCGCGGTTACGTCCTCAGACATAGCGACTCCGTATTGACGCTCTGGCAACAAATAGCTGTTCGCCGCGGCGAGGTGGCCGGCCGGCCGAGGCGTCCGCGTCGGCGAAAGTCAGCGTGTGAGACGCGTCGCGGCGCGAAGTTTAGTCTTCGATAGAGACGATTTCGACCACGTAGCCGTCAGGGTCCTTCACGAACGCCGCGCGGGCGTTCACCGGGTCGATGTCCACCGGCGGCTTCACCACGTCGGGCGACTGCGCCTCGACGATGTCCTCGAACGCGCGGTCGGCGTCCGCGACCTCGACGGCGACGTGGTCGATGCCGGCGGGTTCGACGCGCGCCGACGAGGTCGGGTCGTACTTGAACTGCAGTTCCATGTCGGTGTCGTCGCTGCCGACGTAGACGTTGCGGACGCCGTCGAGTTCGAACTCGTTGGTCTGTTCGAGGCCGAGGTCGGCGTAGAAGTCGAGCGTGGCGTCGATGTCCGAGACGACGAGGGCGGTGTGGATGAGTCCCATGGCCGACGTGACGCGGCGGGGAGAGATAACGTCTGGTCTTCGTGTCAGGCCTGCCGCGAGGCGTCCACGTCGATGGCGTCGACGGGACAGATATCGACACAGAGCATGCAGTCGATACACTGGTCTTCGTTGGTCGGTTCGACCTTCTGCTCGCTCACCGGGTGGTCGGGCGTGTCGACCCACGTGAACACGTCCACGGGGCAGTTTTCGAGGCACGCGCCGTCCGCGAGACAGATGTCGTAGTCGACGGCGACGTGGGTGCCGTGGATGCCGAGTTTCTCCGGCGGTTCGACGGGTCCCCAGACGGCGACGCCGTTTTCCTCGCCCGCTCGCTCCCGATTCTGGTCGAAGTTCGAGTCGATAGCCATTGCCGGGCGTTGGCCGTACCGCGTACTAAAACGTCCGCATCTGCGACGTCAAAAATCGGGGACGGTGTCGGGGTCGAGGGTTGTTTTGGAGTCGAGTCG contains the following coding sequences:
- a CDS encoding VOC family protein, whose amino-acid sequence is MGLIHTALVVSDIDATLDFYADLGLEQTNEFELDGVRNVYVGSDDTDMELQFKYDPTSSARVEPAGIDHVAVEVADADRAFEDIVEAQSPDVVKPPVDIDPVNARAAFVKDPDGYVVEIVSIED
- a CDS encoding L-lactate dehydrogenase — encoded protein: MSTERGKGTVAIVGGAGAVGSSTAFALMESSLVGEIVLVDIDEERVEGEAMDLNHGSYFTSPVRVRTGDYEDCWDADVVIVTAGASQKPDETRLDLMERNADIFADMIPQITEGLNDDAVMLIVTNPVDVLSYVTWKVSDLPAERVIGSGTVLDTSRFRHSLSREFDLDPANVHAYVVGEHGDSEVLVWSSANLGGIPFESYATSHGVDDIDALKARVEEGVREAAYEIIERKERTNYGVARSVAATTERILGGDNSILTVSTLVSGEHGVDDVYMSLPCTVNQGGVRDVHEFDLSETETAALRESAGVIRESIDRLDFE
- a CDS encoding ferritin-like domain-containing protein is translated as MSEDVTALLKRAYQDEIETVMNYMTNSIVLDGVRAEEIKESLQTDIQEELTHAEQLGNRLKQLDEKPPGSASFEARQHDLQPPEDSTDVLAVINGVLTAEEDAIETYRALIDAAEEANDPVTEDLAVTILADEEAHRTEFRGFKKEYDRE
- a CDS encoding (Fe-S)-binding protein, whose protein sequence is MDFAAQADVTRETFWTISPVGEALFYGLAAIASLVFLYGVYERFARYARGGEDSFDRLSDLPGRTVRAAKVVFSNEKQFKRDRFAGVMHAFIMWGFLTLLIGTTILAIDIDVWRRVTGSSFFVGDFYLSYSFVMDLMGLLFVVGVGMALWRRYGVRHPRLWGKHTGFEDAAFVWTLFFLGVGGYVLEGIRIVGTEFPEFETVSFVGYFVALVFDAAGMGQGLAQTLYWFGWWSHALLALAFVAAVPYAKPLHMLTSFANIVTADEKAGTRLPKVPADTPPDEIGYVSEDDFSWKAMLDMDACTKCGRCTDACPAKASGRNLDPRDVILDLKTYRESVDAGGDSIDIVADGGTSVVDAESMESCMACMACMDACPVDIEHLTHFTEMNRRLTETGQQQEPVQEAMMNIFQNGNAFGDPQRKRPDWTDDLDFEVPDARDESVEFLWYVGDYPSYDERNRAVARSMARIFEAAGVSYGILYEDEQHDGNDVRRVGEEGLYEMLVEDNVAAMADCEFDKIVCTDPHSYNTFKNEYPEMDDSFDYPVYHYTQLVERLVGDDRLGLAGDELAAQTVTYHDPCHLGRYNGEYEAPREVIRATGVELAEMPRNRDQSFCCGGGGGGLWMDHEEESKPSEERLREALDDTTGGVERFVVACPMCATMYEDGRKTGDYEEDIDIVDISELVVEALDAKAAATTETGTDTTPASAD
- a CDS encoding ferredoxin family protein, which gives rise to MAIDSNFDQNRERAGEENGVAVWGPVEPPEKLGIHGTHVAVDYDICLADGACLENCPVDVFTWVDTPDHPVSEQKVEPTNEDQCIDCMLCVDICPVDAIDVDASRQA